A part of Paenibacillus sp. 481 genomic DNA contains:
- the cstA gene encoding carbon starvation CstA family protein has protein sequence MNAVSMVIGAICILMIAYRLYGTFMAAKVLKLDDSIPTPAHELEDGKDYVPSNKWVTFGHHFAAIAAAGPLVGPILAAQFGYLPGLLWLLIGAVIGGAVHDMVVLFASMRKQGKSLSEVAKEELGPVAGFCTGLAMLFIITITMAGLSMVVLHALENNPWGTFAVGITIPIAMGVGLYHKKTGNLKVATTVGFILMMIGVFSGPYIQGTVLGDWLTLDASTLAIMLPIYAFFAAALPVWLLLAPRDYLSSFMKIGVFIALIIGVFVINPAIPFPAVTEFINGGGPILAGPVWPFISITIACGAISGFHAFVGSGTTPKMINRWSDIKSVGFGAMLVECLVAIMALIAATALQPGDYFAINSTPEVFKTLGMEVVHLPELAQQIGLDLEGRTGGAVTLAVGMTYIFTKIPWFENMAAFFFQFVIMFEAVFILTAIDAGTRVSRYLIQDFFGEIYKPLKRVDWIPGSIFASALACFMWGYLLFSGDIGSVWALFGVSNQLMASIGLIIGATIILKIADKRRYMLTCLIPLIYLFITVNYAGYWMITNVYLNVEAKGYSVMNASLSIIMLVLGMIIMVAAIKKWIEMWNNPRTKLDSSKGATASA, from the coding sequence ATGAATGCGGTTTCAATGGTTATCGGTGCGATATGTATTCTTATGATCGCGTATCGCTTATACGGAACGTTCATGGCAGCTAAAGTATTGAAGCTGGATGATTCAATCCCGACGCCAGCTCACGAGCTGGAAGACGGAAAAGATTACGTTCCATCAAATAAATGGGTAACGTTTGGTCATCACTTTGCAGCGATTGCTGCGGCTGGACCACTTGTCGGTCCGATATTAGCAGCTCAGTTCGGTTACTTACCAGGTCTACTATGGCTGTTGATCGGTGCGGTTATCGGTGGAGCGGTACACGATATGGTCGTGTTGTTCGCTTCGATGCGTAAGCAAGGTAAATCGTTGTCTGAAGTTGCTAAAGAAGAGCTGGGGCCTGTTGCAGGATTTTGTACAGGTTTGGCGATGTTGTTCATCATTACGATTACAATGGCAGGCTTGTCCATGGTCGTGCTCCACGCGTTGGAGAATAACCCATGGGGGACGTTCGCGGTCGGTATTACGATTCCAATCGCGATGGGTGTAGGCTTGTATCATAAAAAGACAGGCAATTTGAAAGTCGCAACAACCGTTGGTTTTATTTTGATGATGATCGGGGTATTCTCTGGTCCGTACATTCAAGGAACAGTCCTTGGCGACTGGTTGACGCTTGATGCAAGCACGTTGGCGATTATGTTGCCAATATACGCATTCTTTGCGGCGGCACTGCCGGTATGGTTGCTGTTAGCACCACGTGACTACTTGAGTAGCTTTATGAAAATCGGCGTGTTTATCGCCCTTATTATTGGTGTATTTGTCATTAACCCTGCGATTCCGTTTCCAGCGGTTACTGAATTTATTAACGGTGGCGGCCCAATTTTGGCTGGCCCGGTATGGCCATTCATTTCGATTACGATTGCGTGCGGTGCCATCTCAGGTTTCCATGCGTTTGTAGGCTCGGGTACGACGCCTAAAATGATTAATCGTTGGAGCGACATTAAATCGGTCGGCTTTGGCGCAATGCTTGTTGAATGTTTGGTTGCAATTATGGCTTTGATTGCAGCGACAGCGTTGCAACCAGGTGACTACTTTGCGATTAACTCCACGCCAGAAGTGTTTAAGACGCTTGGTATGGAAGTTGTTCACTTGCCAGAATTGGCGCAGCAAATCGGCTTGGATCTAGAAGGTCGAACAGGCGGCGCGGTTACATTGGCCGTAGGTATGACGTACATTTTCACGAAGATTCCGTGGTTTGAGAACATGGCAGCGTTCTTCTTCCAGTTTGTCATTATGTTCGAAGCGGTATTTATTTTGACAGCAATCGATGCAGGAACGCGTGTATCTCGCTACTTGATTCAAGATTTCTTCGGTGAAATTTACAAGCCGCTCAAACGAGTGGATTGGATTCCAGGTTCTATTTTTGCCAGTGCGTTAGCTTGCTTTATGTGGGGTTACTTGCTCTTCTCAGGCGATATTGGCTCCGTATGGGCGCTGTTCGGTGTATCCAATCAGTTGATGGCATCTATCGGCTTGATTATCGGGGCAACTATTATACTTAAAATTGCAGATAAGCGTAGATATATGTTGACTTGTCTGATCCCATTGATTTACTTGTTCATTACGGTAAACTATGCAGGCTACTGGATGATTACGAATGTGTACTTGAACGTAGAAGCTAAAGGTTACAGTGTAATGAACGCTAGCTTATCTATCATTATGTTGGTTCTTGGTATGATCATCATGGTGGCAGCAATTAAAAAATGGATTGAAATGTGGAACAACCCACGTACGAAGCTGGATAGCTCAAAAGGCGCAACAGCAAGTGCGTAA
- a CDS encoding D-alanyl-D-alanine carboxypeptidase family protein, translated as MNRWFCSFVCVMLAGSMLVPAATAASIADIPTDAITSGESRTTTGPAAPGAELAQSARSAVLLDADTATVIFEKNSHDRLPPASITKIMTMLLVMEAVDQGKLKLTDRVSTSEYAASMGGSQIFLEPGEEMTVNDMLKGVALASGNDASVALAEKVAGSEKAFVQMMNDKAKQLGMKNTNFMNCNGLPADNHYTSAHDIALMSQALLQYPNVTKYTGLYEDYLRQNTDKKFWLVNTNKLVKFYQGADGLKTGYTSEAKYCLSATAKRNNLRLIAVVLGEPNTKTRNTEVSQMFDFAFAQYTNVPLLKSGDKIGDIRIEKGMVERIELKAERPYNVLLKKGAANAKIRYELVAPESLSAPIYAGQPIGRIVVYEGDQIIREFPVEANENVAKAGWWTLFKRTCGKLFFVK; from the coding sequence TTGAACAGATGGTTCTGCTCTTTTGTTTGTGTCATGTTGGCAGGAAGTATGCTCGTTCCAGCAGCAACTGCTGCAAGCATAGCTGACATTCCAACGGATGCAATCACGAGTGGCGAGAGTCGGACGACTACCGGGCCAGCTGCTCCGGGAGCGGAATTAGCTCAAAGTGCTCGTTCAGCAGTGCTATTAGATGCAGATACAGCAACCGTTATTTTTGAAAAAAATAGTCACGACCGCTTGCCGCCTGCCAGCATAACAAAAATTATGACGATGCTGCTCGTCATGGAAGCGGTTGATCAAGGGAAGCTCAAGCTAACAGACCGAGTAAGCACAAGTGAATATGCAGCATCTATGGGTGGCTCCCAAATCTTTTTGGAGCCTGGCGAAGAAATGACAGTGAATGACATGCTTAAAGGAGTTGCCCTTGCATCTGGAAATGATGCATCTGTGGCTTTAGCAGAAAAGGTTGCCGGTTCCGAAAAAGCGTTCGTGCAAATGATGAACGACAAAGCAAAGCAATTAGGAATGAAAAATACGAATTTCATGAACTGCAACGGGCTGCCTGCTGACAATCACTATACGTCTGCGCATGATATTGCACTTATGTCGCAGGCGCTACTGCAATATCCGAATGTGACGAAATATACGGGGCTATATGAAGACTATTTACGGCAGAACACCGATAAAAAGTTTTGGCTCGTCAATACGAACAAGCTTGTAAAGTTCTATCAAGGCGCTGATGGGTTAAAAACAGGCTATACGTCTGAGGCCAAATACTGCTTGTCCGCTACGGCTAAACGTAACAATTTGCGGTTGATTGCTGTGGTGCTCGGTGAACCGAATACCAAAACACGCAACACAGAAGTGAGTCAAATGTTTGATTTCGCGTTTGCTCAATATACGAATGTGCCGCTCTTGAAATCTGGTGACAAGATTGGGGATATCCGCATCGAAAAAGGTATGGTCGAACGAATCGAGCTAAAAGCGGAGCGGCCATATAACGTGCTGTTGAAGAAAGGGGCTGCGAATGCCAAGATTCGGTATGAATTGGTAGCACCTGAATCTTTAAGCGCCCCTATTTATGCAGGACAACCGATCGGTCGTATCGTCGTGTATGAGGGCGATCAGATCATTCGTGAATTCCCTGTCGAAGCAAATGAAAATGTGGCGAAAGCAGGTTGGTGGACGCTGTTTAAGCGCACTTGCGGGAAGTTGTTTTTTGTCAAATAA
- the spoIIAA gene encoding anti-sigma F factor antagonist, whose translation MNLQVELEHQQNVLITRLRGELDHHTAEVVRIQLDDAIQRGHVNHVVLSLRELTFMDSSGLGVILGRYKQIKGKGGKMAVCNINPAVRRLFELSGLFKIVHVYDNERTALNGLEVVS comes from the coding sequence ATGAATTTGCAGGTTGAATTAGAACATCAGCAAAATGTGTTAATCACACGTCTGAGGGGAGAGTTGGATCATCATACGGCAGAAGTTGTACGTATTCAGCTAGATGATGCCATCCAACGCGGACATGTAAACCATGTGGTATTAAGTCTGAGAGAACTTACGTTTATGGACAGTTCAGGACTTGGTGTCATTTTGGGGAGGTACAAGCAGATTAAGGGTAAGGGCGGAAAAATGGCGGTGTGCAACATTAATCCAGCCGTTCGTCGATTGTTTGAATTGTCAGGTTTGTTCAAAATTGTCCACGTCTACGATAATGAGCGCACAGCGCTTAACGGTTTGGAGGTCGTATCATGA
- the spoIIAB gene encoding anti-sigma F factor, which produces MSERIHNNVMKLQFSSRSENEAFARVAVAAFVSQLDPTLEELTDLKTVISEAVTNCIIHGYDNDPSGMVTIEAVIEDEEVTLTVADEGRGIEDIELARQPLYTSKPDMDRSGMGFTIMENFMDQFEITSQYRAGTTIRMKKRIESKKALYN; this is translated from the coding sequence ATGAGTGAACGCATCCATAACAACGTGATGAAGCTACAATTTTCTAGTCGATCGGAAAATGAGGCGTTTGCCCGTGTCGCTGTCGCTGCATTTGTGTCCCAATTGGACCCTACGCTTGAAGAATTGACCGATTTGAAGACGGTCATATCTGAAGCGGTTACGAACTGTATCATTCACGGTTACGATAATGATCCGTCCGGAATGGTGACGATTGAAGCGGTCATTGAAGATGAAGAAGTTACTTTAACGGTTGCTGATGAAGGTCGTGGCATTGAAGACATCGAGTTGGCACGTCAACCGTTGTATACGTCAAAGCCTGATATGGATCGTTCAGGCATGGGTTTTACAATTATGGAAAATTTCATGGATCAGTTTGAAATTACGAGTCAATACCGCGCCGGTACAACTATCCGCATGAAAAAGCGGATCGAATCGAAAAAAGCGCTCTACAATTAG
- the sigF gene encoding RNA polymerase sporulation sigma factor SigF, translating to MKVDLKQSSHSYLDDAEVKRLIALSQAGDTLARETLVNCNIRLVWSVVQRFMNRGYEPEDLFQIGCIGLLKSVDKFDLSYDVKFSTYAVPMIIGEIQRFLRDDGTLKVSRSLKEMANKVRKTKDELSKRLNRLPTIKEVASELGVAPEDVVFAQEANKPPTSIHETVFENDGDPITLMDQIADESQERWFDKLALNEAIEGLNERERLIVYLRYFRDQTQSEVASRLGISQVQVSRLEKKILQSIKAQIAQ from the coding sequence ATGAAAGTCGATTTGAAGCAATCGTCGCACAGTTATTTGGATGACGCGGAAGTGAAGCGGCTTATTGCGCTAAGCCAAGCGGGCGACACACTGGCAAGAGAGACACTGGTCAACTGCAACATCCGGCTTGTCTGGTCGGTCGTGCAGCGCTTTATGAACCGGGGGTACGAACCGGAAGATCTGTTTCAAATCGGATGCATCGGCTTGCTTAAATCTGTCGATAAATTCGATTTGTCCTACGATGTAAAGTTCTCCACGTATGCTGTACCGATGATTATCGGAGAGATACAGCGGTTTTTACGGGATGACGGTACATTAAAAGTTAGTCGTTCGCTGAAAGAGATGGCGAATAAGGTGCGCAAAACGAAGGACGAGCTGTCCAAGCGCTTGAATCGTCTGCCTACGATTAAAGAGGTGGCGAGTGAGCTTGGGGTTGCGCCGGAGGATGTTGTCTTTGCGCAAGAGGCCAATAAACCGCCAACTTCAATTCATGAAACGGTGTTCGAAAATGATGGCGATCCGATAACGTTAATGGATCAAATCGCAGATGAGTCGCAAGAGCGCTGGTTTGATAAACTTGCTTTAAATGAAGCGATTGAAGGTCTGAATGAACGAGAGCGACTTATCGTTTACTTGCGGTATTTTCGCGATCAGACACAATCAGAAGTTGCGAGCAGGCTAGGGATTTCGCAGGTTCAAGTGTCGAGGTTGGAGAAAAAAATATTGCAGTCAATCAAGGCGCAAATCGCACAATAA
- a CDS encoding stage V sporulation protein AA, protein MVRSEPTQATCYIRLRRRARVAPGTTIRLGDVAELVTVPEHWAAQLSKLPLNQPTRSDGKLMLVEMLSIAQAIKLVAPEMSIECYGAPHTIVEIAKQPKKPNFVLVALVCMLLFCGSGLAIMNFHADVSMAEVHKRLMELITGQKNASATVFQISYSIGIGVGMLTFFNHIFRSKKNEEPTPLELEMFMYQENVNQYIITEKYARLNSAQHGDE, encoded by the coding sequence ATGGTGCGCTCGGAACCAACGCAAGCAACATGTTACATTAGGCTGCGGCGGCGAGCACGAGTTGCTCCTGGAACTACAATTCGATTAGGTGATGTAGCAGAGCTTGTTACCGTACCGGAACATTGGGCTGCACAACTAAGTAAGCTGCCTCTCAATCAGCCAACGAGGTCAGACGGGAAGCTTATGCTCGTCGAAATGCTCAGTATCGCGCAAGCGATTAAGCTTGTAGCACCCGAGATGAGCATTGAATGCTACGGTGCCCCTCATACCATCGTTGAAATAGCGAAGCAGCCCAAAAAACCTAATTTCGTATTGGTGGCGCTAGTTTGTATGCTGCTCTTTTGCGGGTCAGGGCTAGCCATTATGAATTTTCATGCGGATGTCAGCATGGCGGAAGTTCATAAACGACTGATGGAGCTTATAACGGGTCAAAAAAATGCAAGTGCCACAGTGTTTCAAATCAGTTATTCCATTGGCATCGGCGTGGGAATGCTTACATTTTTCAATCATATCTTTCGCAGCAAAAAAAATGAGGAGCCAACCCCGCTTGAGCTGGAAATGTTTATGTATCAAGAAAATGTAAATCAGTACATCATTACAGAAAAGTATGCGCGACTGAACTCCGCGCAACATGGCGATGAATGA
- a CDS encoding stage V sporulation protein AB, translating into MNEAALYNLAVSGLQQAIGAFIGLAGGIAVGGSFVAVFVVLDVLPRLAQLTGSYRLVQWFEYAMVLGTLTFTTLDFWYVQFKLGQWLPPIIGLLDGIFIGLVAAALTEVLNVLPILAKRLGMSTVLTYLLIAMVLGKICGSLFDWFVYRG; encoded by the coding sequence ATGAATGAAGCGGCCCTTTACAATCTGGCTGTGTCAGGGTTACAGCAAGCAATTGGCGCTTTTATTGGACTGGCTGGAGGGATTGCAGTCGGAGGCTCTTTTGTAGCTGTCTTTGTCGTCTTAGACGTGTTACCTCGTTTGGCGCAATTAACAGGTTCCTATCGCTTAGTGCAATGGTTTGAATATGCGATGGTGCTGGGCACGCTTACGTTTACTACGCTTGATTTTTGGTACGTTCAATTCAAGTTAGGTCAATGGTTGCCCCCCATCATCGGCCTATTAGATGGCATATTTATTGGCTTAGTAGCAGCGGCATTGACTGAAGTGCTCAATGTGTTGCCAATCTTAGCGAAGCGGCTAGGCATGTCTACTGTACTGACGTATTTGCTCATTGCAATGGTACTCGGAAAAATATGCGGCTCACTTTTCGATTGGTTTGTATATAGGGGTTGA
- a CDS encoding spore germination protein, translating to MTTKSKSPQHGGNRDQASYTINKEQLEVMQKEENELSNNVAEAVAYWQGSDTIPWKLEQAKHTLRHVVGLEESFDVLFREMTFGGRRTGLFYLNGFIKDDVMTVILARLTMLDKESVSANALKAFFECYIPHVQVEKVTKMSEVINKVLAGGSAFFIEHESAAIVCDVKAFPSRGPEEPSLERVVRGARDGFTETMLTNISLVRRRLRDPGLKYEVIQVGRRTRTDVCIAFIDDIVDISQVESVRTKIKELDIDGLPLADKQLEEAIINKGWNPYPLVRYSERPDVVAAHLLEGNVVIFVDTSPSVMILPTTFFDLCQHAEENRQTPFMGTYLRWVRFVGIFASLFLLPMWLLLVLEPSLKPPHLQIIGPQEVGKIPLIIQFLLAEVGIDLMRMAAVHTPTPLATAMGLVAAILVGDVAVKAGVFVNEVILYMAIGAVGMFATPSYELGLANRIVRLVLLVAVALFKVPGLVIGTTLFIIYLAVHRSYNSSYLWPLIPFNAKALYNIIVRNPVLYMRRRPSFNKTRDDTKMPPTANS from the coding sequence ATGACGACGAAGTCAAAGTCGCCGCAGCACGGTGGAAATCGGGATCAAGCGAGTTATACGATCAATAAGGAACAATTGGAAGTGATGCAAAAAGAGGAGAATGAACTGTCCAATAACGTCGCGGAGGCTGTTGCATATTGGCAAGGTTCGGATACCATTCCATGGAAGCTTGAGCAAGCGAAGCATACGTTAAGGCATGTTGTTGGGCTAGAAGAATCGTTTGACGTGTTATTTCGCGAGATGACGTTTGGAGGACGTCGCACAGGACTTTTTTATTTGAACGGATTTATTAAGGACGATGTGATGACAGTCATTTTAGCGCGACTGACGATGCTGGATAAGGAGTCTGTATCCGCTAATGCGCTGAAAGCATTTTTCGAATGCTATATTCCACATGTTCAGGTGGAAAAAGTGACTAAAATGAGCGAAGTCATTAACAAAGTACTCGCTGGAGGAAGCGCTTTTTTTATAGAGCATGAATCGGCTGCTATCGTCTGTGATGTAAAAGCATTTCCCTCTAGAGGCCCAGAGGAGCCTTCGCTAGAGCGGGTCGTACGAGGAGCCCGAGATGGTTTCACCGAAACGATGCTTACGAACATCTCACTTGTGCGACGTCGGCTGCGTGATCCTGGTTTGAAATACGAAGTCATTCAAGTGGGGCGCCGTACTCGTACGGATGTATGTATTGCCTTTATTGACGACATCGTAGACATCAGCCAAGTGGAATCTGTACGCACCAAAATTAAAGAGCTAGACATCGATGGGCTACCGCTTGCAGACAAGCAGTTGGAAGAAGCGATCATTAACAAAGGATGGAACCCGTATCCGCTCGTTCGTTACTCGGAAAGGCCGGACGTTGTAGCAGCACATTTATTGGAAGGCAATGTAGTCATCTTTGTGGACACGTCGCCATCCGTCATGATTTTGCCAACTACATTTTTTGACTTGTGTCAGCATGCGGAAGAGAACAGGCAGACGCCCTTTATGGGCACCTATTTACGCTGGGTGCGGTTCGTAGGCATTTTTGCCTCTTTGTTTTTGCTCCCGATGTGGCTATTGCTCGTCCTAGAGCCCTCTTTAAAGCCACCTCATTTACAAATAATTGGACCGCAGGAAGTAGGGAAAATCCCGCTCATAATCCAATTTTTGCTGGCTGAGGTAGGCATTGATCTCATGCGGATGGCGGCGGTTCACACGCCAACCCCGCTCGCGACTGCGATGGGGCTTGTGGCCGCTATTCTCGTTGGCGACGTTGCAGTTAAGGCGGGCGTATTTGTAAATGAAGTTATTTTGTACATGGCGATCGGGGCGGTAGGTATGTTTGCAACACCAAGCTACGAATTGGGACTTGCTAATCGGATAGTGCGACTTGTGCTGCTCGTCGCGGTTGCTCTATTTAAGGTTCCAGGGCTAGTCATCGGGACGACGTTGTTCATTATTTACTTGGCTGTACATCGTTCCTACAACTCGTCGTATTTGTGGCCGCTTATCCCGTTTAACGCGAAAGCACTATACAACATCATCGTCCGTAACCCTGTGCTATATATGAGAAGACGCCCAAGTTTCAATAAAACGCGTGACGATACAAAGATGCCACCAACTGCGAATTCATAA